A stretch of the Actinomyces faecalis genome encodes the following:
- the hisC gene encoding histidinol-phosphate transaminase yields MSASQPARPGTSPGAAATRVHVRQAVATLPAYVPGARPGSEQVAKLSSNELPYPVQDSVLRALTQAVGAANRYPEMTGDSLMAALARRYDVDPAQVVVGNGSVALIQHLLDTVCDEGDDVVLPWRSFEAYPICIAVAGARAVKVPLTLDGRHDVHAMIKAVTERTRVVMACTPNNPTGPALTREELRTLLDGVPSGVLVLVDEAYLDFVTDPAVGDAMELLGACPNLVVSRTFSKAHALAGMRVGYLVAQAEVASAVRSVATPFGVSLPAQAAAIAALEPKALVETARRAGLVAAERDRVVDALREQGWNVPDAQGNFFWLGVGEGTSRLAEHFKAAGILVRPFAGEGVRVSLGLPEDNDRVLAAARTWDGPRG; encoded by the coding sequence ATGAGCGCCTCACAGCCTGCACGGCCCGGTACCTCCCCGGGTGCCGCGGCCACCCGTGTCCACGTTCGTCAGGCTGTTGCCACCCTTCCGGCCTACGTCCCGGGAGCGCGCCCAGGCAGCGAGCAGGTCGCCAAGCTCTCCTCCAACGAGCTGCCCTATCCCGTTCAGGACTCAGTGCTCCGGGCCCTGACCCAGGCGGTTGGTGCTGCCAACCGCTACCCCGAGATGACGGGGGACTCTCTCATGGCTGCGCTGGCGCGCCGTTACGACGTCGATCCCGCCCAGGTCGTGGTCGGCAACGGCTCGGTGGCGCTCATCCAGCACCTCCTGGACACCGTGTGCGACGAGGGGGACGACGTCGTCCTGCCGTGGCGCTCCTTCGAGGCCTACCCCATCTGTATCGCCGTGGCCGGGGCACGCGCGGTCAAGGTGCCGCTGACCCTGGACGGGCGTCATGACGTCCACGCCATGATCAAGGCAGTCACTGAGCGGACTCGCGTGGTCATGGCCTGCACTCCCAACAACCCCACCGGCCCGGCCCTCACGCGCGAGGAGCTGCGCACCCTGCTTGACGGCGTGCCCTCGGGCGTCCTGGTCCTCGTGGACGAGGCCTACCTCGACTTCGTCACCGACCCTGCGGTAGGCGACGCGATGGAGCTGTTGGGCGCTTGTCCGAACCTGGTGGTCTCGCGGACCTTCTCCAAGGCGCACGCGCTGGCTGGCATGCGCGTGGGCTACCTCGTGGCGCAGGCGGAGGTCGCGAGTGCGGTGCGCAGCGTGGCCACGCCCTTCGGTGTCAGCCTCCCGGCCCAGGCCGCGGCGATCGCCGCCCTGGAGCCGAAGGCGCTGGTCGAGACAGCCCGGCGCGCAGGCCTGGTGGCCGCTGAGCGTGACCGGGTGGTGGACGCGCTGCGGGAGCAGGGGTGGAACGTCCCTGATGCTCAGGGCAACTTCTTCTGGCTGGGCGTCGGGGAGGGGACGTCGCGGCTCGCCGAGCACTTCAAGGCGGCCGGCATCCTCGTACGTCCCTTCGCGGGCGAGGGCGTGCGGGTGAGCCTCGGGCTCCCTGAGGACAATGACCGGGTCCTGGCGGCGGCCCGCACCTGGGACGGTCCGCGCGGCTGA
- a CDS encoding YwiC-like family protein, whose amino-acid sequence MTQQRPSKPHEYDGATAPAPNEAGAGAVDEVLVGNPTEAQGPTQAASPSSATSEGSGAADRRPSPIPSHQSRPGPEDDIMLATGRPRGAAEPTPVRERVEAAKERQERIRRQPGRRAWIPNQHGAWSMLVLPPLVGWVVGGVSWKNLLFLPAWWGAYLTYWAWSQWLRTRSPRKRALILLPLTAYTGATALLGLITLATAPYLLQFAVPLAPLFAIALWEVWAGRERSLLSGLATTAAASVMAAVTYSLAVGGAGGFLGTGATSSPLPGSSPNGELVGWGWMWVVTALTAAYFCGTVPYIKAMIRERFNNRLLAGTVAWHTGVAALTLIGAGAGYLPWAHAALWVLLAVRSFAMVCWQWSLVRRTHKGLRPGTMGVVELVFCLAFLVTVAS is encoded by the coding sequence ATGACTCAGCAGCGTCCCTCCAAGCCTCACGAGTACGACGGTGCCACCGCCCCTGCACCGAACGAGGCTGGCGCGGGAGCGGTGGACGAGGTCCTGGTCGGCAACCCGACGGAGGCTCAGGGTCCCACCCAGGCCGCCTCTCCGTCGTCGGCGACCAGTGAGGGCAGTGGGGCAGCAGACCGACGTCCCTCACCGATCCCCTCCCACCAGTCGCGCCCCGGCCCCGAGGACGACATCATGCTGGCCACCGGCCGGCCTCGCGGGGCAGCTGAGCCCACCCCCGTGCGCGAACGGGTCGAGGCCGCCAAAGAGCGTCAGGAGCGGATCCGTCGTCAGCCCGGTCGCCGGGCCTGGATCCCCAACCAGCACGGCGCCTGGTCCATGCTGGTCCTCCCGCCCCTGGTGGGCTGGGTGGTCGGTGGCGTGAGCTGGAAGAACCTCCTGTTCCTGCCGGCCTGGTGGGGGGCCTACCTCACCTACTGGGCCTGGTCCCAGTGGCTGCGCACACGCTCGCCCCGCAAGCGGGCGCTTATCCTCCTCCCTCTCACGGCCTATACCGGGGCGACGGCGCTGCTCGGACTCATCACGCTGGCCACCGCTCCCTACCTGCTGCAGTTTGCCGTCCCCCTGGCACCACTGTTCGCGATCGCGCTGTGGGAGGTGTGGGCAGGACGGGAGCGCTCACTCCTGTCCGGGCTGGCGACGACAGCGGCCGCCAGCGTCATGGCTGCGGTCACGTACTCGCTGGCCGTCGGCGGCGCGGGCGGTTTCCTCGGGACCGGCGCCACATCGTCACCGCTGCCCGGTTCCAGCCCCAACGGCGAGCTTGTGGGCTGGGGCTGGATGTGGGTGGTCACGGCGCTGACGGCCGCCTACTTCTGCGGCACCGTGCCGTATATCAAGGCTATGATCCGCGAGCGCTTCAACAACCGCCTGCTGGCCGGCACGGTGGCCTGGCACACCGGGGTCGCGGCGCTCACGCTCATCGGCGCTGGCGCCGGGTACCTGCCGTGGGCCCACGCAGCGCTGTGGGTGCTGCTCGCCGTGAGGTCCTTTGCCATGGTGTGCTGGCAGTGGAGCCTGGTGCGGCGGACGCACAAGGGTCTGCGGCCGGGGACGATGGGGGTCGTCGAGCTGGTCTTCTGCCTGGCCTTCCTGGTCACGGTCGCCAGCTGA